From the Misgurnus anguillicaudatus chromosome 17, ASM2758022v2, whole genome shotgun sequence genome, one window contains:
- the rnd3b gene encoding rho family GTPase 3b, translating into MKMRLKSSVMDHPHDLKCKIVVVGDTRCGKTSLLSVFAKDSFPENYVPTVFENYTASFEIDTLRVELSLWDTSGSPYYDNVRPLSYPDADAVLICFDISRPDTLENVIRKWKGEIEEFCPNTKILLVGCKSDLRTDLATFVQLSNDLPLSYDQGSNVAKQISAPYIECSAQQSENSVRDIFHIATLACISKTSKNAKRIKSTRATKKTSRVPNRRELDSASCIHKTKTKSCTVM; encoded by the exons ATGAAGATGAGGTTGAAATCGTCTGTAATGGATCATCCTCACGATCTGAAATGTAAAATAGTTGTGGTTGGGGACACTCGGTGTGGGAAGACGTCCTTGTTAAGTGTCTTTGCAAAGGATTCGTTTCCAGAG aACTATGTTCCCACTGTGTTTGAAAACTACACGGCAAGTTTTGAGATCGACACGCTGAGAGTTGAGCTCAGCCTTTGGGATACATCAG GATCTCCTTATTATGACAATGTGCGGCCCCTCTCTTATCCGGATGCTGATGCGGTTCTCATCTGTTTTGACATCAGTCGACCAGACACTCTGGAGAATGTTATAAGAAAA TGGAAGGGAGAAATCGAGGAGTTCTGTCCCAATACAAAAATACTGTTGGTTGGATGCAAGTCAGACCTGCGCACAGACCTGGCCACGTTCGTGCAGCTGTCCAATGACTTACCTTTATCTTATGACCAG GGTTCAAATGTGGCCAAGCAGATCTCGGCCCCTTACATTGAATGCTCAGCACAGCAGTCTGAAAACAGTGTGAGGGACATTTTTCACATAGCCACACTGGCTTGCATCAGTAAAACCAGCAAGAACGCCAAACGCATCAAGTCCACCAGAGCCACCAAGAAGACCTCTCGCGTGCCTAACAGGCGTGAACTGGACTCGGCATCATGTATACACAAGACCAAGACAAAATCCTGCACAGTCATGTGA
- the mmadhcb gene encoding metabolism of cobalamin associated Db isoform X1 yields the protein MTSVLCSRARLVTYLPGLHVLVHRVVGARTFSGASGSDEPHLNSTTHDTAPRTVWPDRTMGPFGPQDERFQLPGNMGFDCHLEGTGEQRTAPVHSMLPDVLTAQSRIERHGFVMAQFINDLQETEQTLAAQNINKVEHYFDNSSVECAIQSCPALLKKDFESMFPEAPSDGMMVVTVTQKTQNDMTGWSEQVDQEREELLAKFIEGAKEICCALQQEGFWADFIDPSSGLAFFGSYTNNTLFETDERYRNLGFQIEDLGCCKVIRHTIWGTHVFVGTLFTTAPPESRIMKKLQGN from the exons ATGACCAGT GTGCTCTGCAGCAGAGCTCGGCTGGTGACGTACCTGCCAGGGCTTCACGTTCTCGTTCATCGTGTTGTAGGGGCCAGAACCTTCTCTGGGGCATCTGGTTCAGATGAGCCACACCTGAACAGCACAACCCATGACACTG CACCAAGGACAGTGTGGCCAGACAGAACCATGGGACCATTCGGACCTCAGGATGAACGCTTTCAGTTGCCGGGTAATATGGGTTTTGACTGTCATTTAGAAGGCACAGGAGAGCAGAGAACTGCCCCCGTCCACAGCATGCTGCCTGATGTGCTTACGGCTCAATCCAGAATCGAGAGGCACGGCTTCGTTATGGCCCAGTTCATCAATGACCTTCAA gAAACCGAGCAAACCCTTGCAGCACAAAACATCAATAAAGTCGAGCATTACTTTGATAATTCCAGTGTTGAGTGTGCTATTCAGTCCTGCCCTGCACTGTTAAAGAAAG ATTTTGAGTCAATGTTCCCTGAGGCTCCATCAGATGGTATGATGGTGGTCACTGTAACTCAAAAGACACAAAACGACATGACGGGCTGGTCTGAACAGGTGGACCAGGAGAGAGAAGAGCTACTGGCTAAA TTTATTGAAGGTGCAAAAGAGATATGCTGTGCTCTTCAACAAGAAGGGTTTTGGGCAGATTTTATAGACCCGTCATCTGGCCTTGCA TTCTTTGGGTCATACACGAACAACACCCTCTTTGAAACGGATGAAAGATATCGAAATTTAGGTTTCCAAATAGAAGATTTGGGTTGTTGCAAAGTGATCCGGCACACTATATGGGGAACGCATGTTTTTGTGGGCACACTGTTCACCACTGCTCCACCCGAGAGCCGGATCATGAAGAAGCTGCAGGGGAACTAA
- the mmadhcb gene encoding metabolism of cobalamin associated Db isoform X2, with the protein MGPFGPQDERFQLPGNMGFDCHLEGTGEQRTAPVHSMLPDVLTAQSRIERHGFVMAQFINDLHETEQTLAAQNINKVEHYFDNSSVECAIQSCPALLKKDFESMFPEAPSDGMMVVTVTQKTQNDMTGWSEQVDQEREELLAKFIEGAKEICCALQQEGFWADFIDPSSGLAFFGSYTNNTLFETDERYRNLGFQIEDLGCCKVIRHTIWGTHVFVGTLFTTAPPESRIMKKLQGN; encoded by the exons ATGGGACCATTCGGACCTCAGGATGAACGCTTTCAGTTGCCGGGTAATATGGGTTTTGACTGTCATTTAGAAGGCACAGGAGAGCAGAGAACTGCCCCCGTCCACAGCATGCTGCCTGATGTGCTTACGGCTCAATCCAGAATCGAGAGGCACGGCTTCGTTATGGCCCAGTTCATCAATGACCTTC atgAAACCGAGCAAACCCTTGCAGCACAAAACATCAATAAAGTCGAGCATTACTTTGATAATTCCAGTGTTGAGTGTGCTATTCAGTCCTGCCCTGCACTGTTAAAGAAAG ATTTTGAGTCAATGTTCCCTGAGGCTCCATCAGATGGTATGATGGTGGTCACTGTAACTCAAAAGACACAAAACGACATGACGGGCTGGTCTGAACAGGTGGACCAGGAGAGAGAAGAGCTACTGGCTAAA TTTATTGAAGGTGCAAAAGAGATATGCTGTGCTCTTCAACAAGAAGGGTTTTGGGCAGATTTTATAGACCCGTCATCTGGCCTTGCA TTCTTTGGGTCATACACGAACAACACCCTCTTTGAAACGGATGAAAGATATCGAAATTTAGGTTTCCAAATAGAAGATTTGGGTTGTTGCAAAGTGATCCGGCACACTATATGGGGAACGCATGTTTTTGTGGGCACACTGTTCACCACTGCTCCACCCGAGAGCCGGATCATGAAGAAGCTGCAGGGGAACTAA